Within the Butyrivibrio sp. AE3004 genome, the region TTGCCACTTCTTTTATAGCCCTCGTAGGGATTCTTCAGAAGCGGTGCGGCGCCTTGATTTTACAAGAAAAAGAGGAGGATAAACACATGAACAAAGTACTATTATCAGGAAGACTTACAAGAGATGCAGAGATCAGGAATGCTGACTCTGACAAGAAGGTAGCAAGATGCACTCTTGCAGTAAACAGAGATTTCAAAAAGGAAGGAGAAGAGCCGAATGCTGACTTCATAGGAATTGTCGGATTTAAGAATCAGGCAGACTTTCTTGAGAAGTTTGGCAAGAAGGGTGTGAAGTTCATAGTGATCGGACGCATTCAGACCGGCAGCTATGAAAAGGATGGTGGTCGCGTTTACACCACAGATGTCATAGCAGAGAGAATCGAGTTTGCCGAGAGCAAGAAATCTTCTGAGGAAGGATCCGGAGATTCTGGTGATGGGTTTTCTAATATCCCAGACGGATTTGATGACAGCATGCCTTTTAATTGAGGAGGATGAAGCCGTGGAAGAGGTAAAGAACAAGTTTAAGATTGACGAGATCGCTGAGCAACTTGAGAAAGGAATCGGCGATCTTTTTAATTCTGACAAATACAAGACATACCTGAATACCATGTCCAAGTTCCATAGTTATAGCGTAAATAACACGCTGCTCATAGCCATGCAGAGACCGGATGCAACTCTGGTTGCCGGTTATGATGCCTGGCAGGATAAGTTTGATCGGCACGTTAAGAAAGGTGCAAAGGGGATAAAGATAATCGCTCCCTACAAGGTGAAAAAGAAGGTAGTGGGCGATCACTATTATGTTGATAATGGAGACAAGATTCCGGTCTATGCTCCTGGAGAAACCAAGGAAGATTATGAGAATCGTATTGCTCAGACAACCAGAGAAGTTGAATACACAAACTTCAGGGTAACAACAGTTTTTGATGTCAGTGATACTGAGGGAAAAGAGCTTCCGACTCTTGGAGTGAATGAGCTCATGGGCTCAGTTGATGGCTATGAGAAACTGAAAACCGCGCTAGAGGAAACCTCAAAGGTCCCTGTCGAGTATGGCCTTGTGACCAGCGGAGCAAAAGGATTCTTTTCACCTGATATGCATAAGATCTGTGTTCAGAGTGGCATGTCTGAGGTCCAGACTGTAAAGACAATCATTCATGAGATGGCACATGCACTTCTTCATGACAAGACAGATAATCCGGACCTGGTACAGGATCCAAAGACCAAGAACACAAAGGAAGTAGAAGCTGAGTCCATCGCCTATGTTGTCTGCCAGCACTTTGGAATTGATACATCGGATTATTCTTTCGGCTACATCGCCGGATGGAGTTCTGGTAAGGAAACCAAAGAGCTGAAAGCTTCAATGGACACCATTAGGGTTACTGCGTCAAAGATGATTGTTGAGCTGGAATCTGCCTTGGAAAAACAGCAGGAAGTTGAGAAAGCTGATGTGACTATGGCTGCAGATGAGGTAGGAGGTCGTGCTGCTGGATCAGAGAAAAAGGAGCTTGTTGGTGACAAGAAAGCATCCCTTATGGACAAGCTGAAGTCCAAATTGAATATTGTGAGTTCGCAGCCAAAGGTAGAGAGGGCTTTAGAGAATAAAGTGAAAACACCTGAGATTGCGAGATGAGAGTTGGGGCAGTTCTGTGACTAATCAAAAGTCATGGGCTGCCCCGCTTTTTGTATTGAATCTGCTGTAAGCTGTATGGATACTGAATGAAATGCTGTCATTTTTATGGGGCTAAAAGAAGTTTATGATTTTGTTATAAGGTGGGGGTAGAATGCTGCTTGTCATTGGATTGATGGTGTATGTTTGTTGTTGTAAAATCAAATCATAATACCAATGAGGAGATTACGATGGCAAAAACAGTACATATTACATGCAGATACTTTTATGTAAAAACATATTCCGAAAACGATGATGAGCAGCAGAAACTTTTTGATTTACGAAGCTGGATTGGCATGGTTGCTGATTATACTTTACCAGAACGAATCAGATTATTAAGCGGATCCTCAAAGGGGAGACTTGACAGTATTAATGTTCGTGAAAACTTCTATGCAATGAATTTTGTTAGAATGGAAGACTATAGTTCAACGTATATAGTTAAGGAAGCTGAAAATGCGAAACATGTTGATATTTCAGTAGATGAGGACGAGTA harbors:
- a CDS encoding single-stranded DNA-binding protein codes for the protein MNKVLLSGRLTRDAEIRNADSDKKVARCTLAVNRDFKKEGEEPNADFIGIVGFKNQADFLEKFGKKGVKFIVIGRIQTGSYEKDGGRVYTTDVIAERIEFAESKKSSEEGSGDSGDGFSNIPDGFDDSMPFN
- a CDS encoding ArdC-like ssDNA-binding domain-containing protein is translated as MEEVKNKFKIDEIAEQLEKGIGDLFNSDKYKTYLNTMSKFHSYSVNNTLLIAMQRPDATLVAGYDAWQDKFDRHVKKGAKGIKIIAPYKVKKKVVGDHYYVDNGDKIPVYAPGETKEDYENRIAQTTREVEYTNFRVTTVFDVSDTEGKELPTLGVNELMGSVDGYEKLKTALEETSKVPVEYGLVTSGAKGFFSPDMHKICVQSGMSEVQTVKTIIHEMAHALLHDKTDNPDLVQDPKTKNTKEVEAESIAYVVCQHFGIDTSDYSFGYIAGWSSGKETKELKASMDTIRVTASKMIVELESALEKQQEVEKADVTMAADEVGGRAAGSEKKELVGDKKASLMDKLKSKLNIVSSQPKVERALENKVKTPEIAR